In Dromiciops gliroides isolate mDroGli1 chromosome 5, mDroGli1.pri, whole genome shotgun sequence, the following are encoded in one genomic region:
- the LOC122730135 gene encoding olfactory receptor 9K2-like has protein sequence MGERGINNHSEVNEFILVGFRVRPELQILLFFIFLLTYSMVLLGNIGMIVLILTAFRLNTPMYFFLGNLSFIDLSYSSVVAPKAIANFLSESKTISFAGCVTQLFFFALFIVTEGFLLAAMAYDRFIAICSPLLYSARMSRYLCIQLVAGSYFCGCITAILQASITFTMSFCASNVIDFFYCDAHPIRKISCSNIFINKVVSYSLAGVIILPTIIVIMVSYIYIISTILKIHSSEGQMKAFSTCRSHLIVMSLLYGTVSFMYLTPASNPELGKVVSLCYTLVIPMLNPLIYSLRNKEVKEALKNMLWGKKAFL, from the coding sequence ATGGGTGAGAGGGGAATAAACAACCATTCAGAAGTGAATGAATTCATTCTTGTAGGCTTCCGGGTCCGCCCAGAGCTCCAAATCCtccttttcttcatatttctgCTTACCTATAGCATGGTCCTTCTGGGGAACATTGGTATGATTGTCCTCATCCTGACTGCTTTCCGCTTAAACACACCAATGTATTTCTTCCTAGGCAATCTCTCTTTTATTGATCTTTCCTACTCCTCTGTTGTGGCACCCAAAGCCATAGCCAACTTCCTATCTGAGAGTAAGACCATCTCCTTTGCAGGTTGTGTGACCCAGCTCTTCTTCTTTGCTCTCTTTATTGTGACTGAGGGCTTTCTCTTAGCAGCCATGGCCTATGACCGCTTCATAGCCATCTGCTCCCCGCTTCTGTATTCTGCCCGTATGTCAAGATACCTCTGCATCCAACTGGTGGCAGGATCCTACTTTTGTGGCTGTATCACTGCCATCCTTCAAGCCAGCATTACCTTTACTATGTCCTTCTGTGCATCTAATGTTATTGACTTTTTTTACTGTGATGCCCATCCAATACGGAAGATCTCATGTTCTAACATCTTTATTAACAAGGTAGTGTCATATTCCTTGGCTGGGGTCATTATTTTGCCCACCATCATAGTCATCATGGTGTCATACATCTATATCATATCTACTATTCTGAAGATCCATTCCAGTGAAGGACAAATGAAAGCATTCTCCACCTGTAGGTCCCATCTGATTGTCATGAGTTTGCTCTATGGGACTGTCTCTTTTATGTACCTCACACCTGCCAGTAACCCAGAGCTGGGTAAAGTGGTCTCTCTGTGTTACACCCTTGTCATTCCCATGTTGAACCCTTTGATTTACTCCCTAAGAaacaaggaagtcaaagaagctCTGAAAaatatgttatgggggaaaaaagcttttctctaa